GTTATTAGAAAATGTGATGGAACAACATTCTACGTATAATGGCAACAGAAATTGTTAGGTATGTGGGAATAAATCTATCAAAAGTTTGGAAAACATTTatgaagaaaagtataaaatattattgaaggacagaaaaatagatctgaataaaatcataaatatgtCAGTTCTCCCTCAAATTATTCTCAAAATTCAATGCTTTTAACCAAAAGCTCAACAGAAATTTTTGTGGAACTAGACAAACTGATACCAAACTTCATAATTTCAAACTGTTGAGaaccattttgaaaataagagCAAAAGGGAGGCttattttttactatatattaaGGTTTATTATAAAGCTTTAGTACCTAAAACAGTGAAATATTAGAGCAGGGATagaaaaataggaacagaccagaGACCCCAGAAATAGCCCCATACATATTTTGAAACTCAATATATTATACAGCTGCCAGTGGGAAATGATGGAGTACTCAATAAATTGAGTAATTAGTTTgccatgtggggaaaaaaaaaaaaaacaaagttagattCTTACCTCacagatacacaaaaatgaattctGAATGGACCTAAATAgtgaaaaacaaatgttaaaagtgTTAGAAAAAAATACGGGATATCTCTGTTCTCGAGATAGACACAAAAAgcagaaatgataaaagaaaatattgatttcattaaaatttaaactttctttGTAGCAAATGAccccataaataaaattaaaagataagtgACCGATTAGAGAAGATATCTGCAACGTCTCAGAATACATAAAAGATTCATATCAGAACATATAGAGATTTCCTACAAACTGATAAGAAAAAACACCTAACAAAAAATTGTGCAGAGGATATAAACAactcacagaagaggaaatccaaacagtaaataaatacacGGCAGGATACTCAAAATAATTAGTAATCAGAGATATAGAAACTAAAAGCAACATGAGATGCTATTTTATACCTATCAGATAggtgaaaattaaaaagtctggCTGTGAGGATGATGAGAAACTCAAATGCACCTGGAGGGAGAATAAATCAGTAGAACAAATTTAGAGATAAAAGATTTAAGATTTAAGATATGGTCCTATCTAATTGAAAATTCATACATTGTATGACACAACAATATTGATATCAAGCCTATACTTCTCTATATACACCTGAGAGAAATTCTCACACACGAacacaaagacacatatataagaatgttcattgcagcattcaaaaataaatagcaaaaaagaaaagatagcaaaaaaaaaaaaaccactggaaataacctaaactataaaaatagggcactgaataaataaaatgttttatattcacATACTCGAATGTGAATTGAACTAGACCTATATATTATCACGGACTGATCTCAAAATTAagtagaatttaaaaagcaagttccAGAATGGTATATGtagtatgatatcatttatgtgatatgtaacattttaaaacatatgtttaaatatatataattttaaatgaatacatcAAGAAACGACAGCCCTTTTGAGTTTTGCCGTCATGGGGAAGAGACTGTAACAGCTGGAGCTCGGGGTCCAGTGACTGAGGTGggttatatatatgttttttaaatgcacagcAGTAGAGTTTGTTTGCCTGCCGATGGGAATGATCCAGTAGAgagacttaaaataattattcataagGAACAAAATCCTTGAGAAGCTGGGGCTTGGGCTGCAGAGCACAAGAGGAGGACGCTAGGGTATTTTAGGTGAGAAATGGTGAGTGAGTGAACTGTGGAGTGGGATGAAGTGGAGATGAATGTGTGGTCTGTTCAGGACAGAGACTCTTCAAAAAGTGATGTTAAttgggtgtgtgggtgggtggatgacACTGTAAATGGGGGTCTGGTTTGATTATAAGGCAAGACAAGGGGACCTCTGGTACGATGATGGGTCCCAGCCTTTCTGAGGGTGGTAGACGATGCTATTGTCACTCCTAAGGCACTTCTGATCTGCTCTGGAGAGTCCCAACAATCCACCTCCTATATGTACTAAAAACAAAGTGAATTCCACAACGACTACCACGCACTACTTTCTCCGCTGAGTTGTAAGCTTCCTCTGGGCCCTGGGGGTCTATTTTTATTGCTCCAGTGCCTCTCACACACTGGCTGTTAGTCAAGGCTGCTCTGGGAAAAGCACACTGCGCTGGGTCTAGTCCTGCCTCTACTGCTTTACTAATGCTAGAGCAAGTCACGTGACGTCTGCGGCCTCAGTTTTCTACCTCACAGGGCGCTTAACTGCCTTGAGGCTACTGCTGGTGAAAGACtccgggggtggggctgggggttaAACCTTCCCCTGAACCCCAGGACTCCAGGTCTAactgctcccaccccacctctctcccGTCACCACCACTGACCCCTCTCCAAACACATCCTCGCATTTTCTTCCCCCCCTTTATGGCTCCAAGTCTCCACCAGAGTCTGTGGTCGGACGTCACCCCCAAGGGCCGAGGGCTCCGTCTGGGGCCCTGCCTCGCCCACCTGGCCacccctgcagattttggacccTTCTGGGCTAACGGGGACCCAACAGAGCAGGCAGCCTTGGAGTCCCCACATAGGTGGGTGGCCACCACCCGTCCCCCGGGGTGTGCACCTGTCTTGGTAGACAGTCCGGGGGTTCCAGGTGCGAGCCAAGATGAGGTTATCTGTCTGTCTGAGGGTCCGTGGGTCCCGCCGGCTGGTGAGCGCTTGCTCGCGTCGTCCGCTTCTCTGGCTCCCTGTCCCTGGTCCACCGCCCCCTCTGTCCCTCCTCCAGGACCCTCCCCCGACAcctacccccacccctccacccaggCTCTCGGTCCTTCCTCCTGTGGGTGTCACTCCGCCCCTCCTCTGCAGGAGCCAACCGGAGCGCCGAGGGGCCGCTGCGCTCGGGCTGCGCTAGAGCATAAAACTCGCTCGGCCGAGCCGCTGCGCTCTAGCTGCCGCTGGTCGCCGCACGCCGGCCGGGGCGCGTGGGCTCGGCTGGGGCTTCCAGGCCGGCGGGCGACACCGATGGCCGGGAGCGCACCAACAAGCAGGCTTAGGGACATCCGCTTTCCGCTTCCAGAAAAGTTTGGAGAGAGTGGATTTGGGGTGGATTTGGGAGTGGTGCCAGCTCCCCCAGCCTTCTTTCCCTTCCAGAGGCCTCACCGTGCACAGCCTCatccattcttcctttcctgaCACCTTGCCTCCCTGACCCCTCCTTCCCTTGGCTCCTGggttccccctcccctctccggGGTCAGCATCTTCTCCTTCCTTATCTCATTCTCCATCGTCCTCTCTATCCCCGTCTTCTTAACGATTGCCATCCAGTTTCAGCCTTTTCCCTGTCATCCCCaaccttctcctttttttccatcttaaaacttcccctccccactccatctCATTCAACCAACCTCTCCACTCACACTCACACTCTCCAtccatccctctccttcctcccattcCCTCCCAGCAAACTTCCACCATGGATCCTGGGCCACCTTTGATCACCAGCCCCGCCCCCGGGAGCACCCTCTCTGTCCCCAATGCCACCACACCCTGGCTGGGCCGGGATGAGGAGTTGGCCAAGGTGGAGATCGGCGTCCTGGCCACCGTCCTGGTGCTGGCGACAGGGGGCAACCTGACTGTGCTGCTGACAGTGGGACAGGCAGGCCGCAAGCGCTCCCGCATGCACCTGTTTGTGCTGCACCTGGCCCTGACGGACCTGGGTGTGGCGCTCTTCCAGGTGCTGCCCCAGCTGCTGTGGGACATCACCTACCGCTTCCAGGGCCCCGACCCCCTCTGCCGGGCCATCAAGTACCTGCAGGTGCTCAGCATGTTCGCCTCCACCTACATGCTGCTGGCCATGACACTTGACCGCTACCTGGCCATTTGTCACCCCCTGTGCAGCCTCCAGCAGCCCAGCCTGTCCACCTACCCTCTCATTGCAGCTCCTTGGCTGCTGGCCGCCATCCTCAGCCTCCCTCaagtcttcattttttctttacgAGAGGTGATCCAGGGCTCTGGAGTGCTGGACTGCTGGGCAGACTTCCGCTTTCCTTGGGGGCCACGGGCCTACATCACCTGGACCACCCTGGCCATCTTCATCCTGCCTGTGGCCATGCTCACGGCCTGCTACAGCCTCATCTGCCATGAAATCTGTAAGAACCTAAAAGTCAAGACTGGGGCCTGGAAGGTAGAAGGAGGGGGTTGGAGGACTCGGAACCAGCCCTCACCTCCTTCTGCCCCAGCTGCAGCCACACGGGGGCTGCCATCCCGGGTCAGCGGCACCAACACCATCTCACGGGCCAAGATCCGAACAGTGAAGATGACCTTCGTCATCGTGCTGGCCTACATCGCCTGCTGGGCGCCTTTCTTCAGCGTCCAGATGTGGTCTGTGTGGGACGAGAATGCCCCTGATGAAGGCAAGTGTGTGGTCTGGTGAGGGGTGATGTGAGAGCAGGAGGTGGAAAAATGCGGAGAGGAGAGGACAAGAGTATTAGGACAGGGTCACAATGGCTCACAAGGCCACATAGGTAACAAATGAGCAGTTAGGAAAGATGGCGCCTGTCCCATGTGAAAAGGGACAGCTGCAACCCCCCTCCAGCCAAAAGACGCCATGTGAGTATCTTTGGCGTgaatttccatcttttaaaattttggtaactaatgtaaacattttaaaatactctttggCCCTAAAAAAATATGACCATTAGTAGATTTGGCCAAGCAACTGGTAGTTTGCTAGATGTTTGAAAGGGATTTTCAAATGATTCCATCCAGGATGGAAATTTGTGGCCCATGAACTACGTCTCTTGGCACTCTTCCCCCCTGCAACTAAATATGACGTTGAACTCCTTTACAACAGCCACTTTCAATGAATTAGCCTTGGTGCACAACCCTGAAATTTCAAGTTCAACACTTTTGTCTTGCTAATGAgcaagcagaggctcagagaggtaacacgacttgcccaaggccacacagcaaagtGAAAAGTAGAGCCCAAGCCTGGTGCCTCCttgttttttccctcaatacatcctcctgccccccacccgcACCCCCATAACCCTGGCTCTGAAAGTGGTGAGGAGAGGGCCGTTCCTCCTACGTGAAAAACAAAATGGGACCGTGTTCCGGTTGGCACATAGAAGGCCTTGTTCTGGTCATTTTTTGGAGTGAGGTAGATGGCAGCCTCCTAAGTTTTAGACACTGCCAGACGGTCAGGCCATTTGGGGGTGAACTTGTCCTCAGAAAGGTAGATGCGGTGTCTGGGCACCCAAAATGTTGGAGAGTGGTATTCAAAGACATCTGTTCCTGCTCCCCTAAGAAGAGTGGGGGACGAGTCTATGAAGAGGGGTGACTGTGTCCTCTGCGGTGCATCACATCTTACGCACAGCTTGGGGTATATAATGGGTGCAGCATGTGACTGCCCTAGGGAGGCCCTGTACACAGTTTCCTCTGGAAGCTTCCAGAGGGTTCACTGGCCAGCAGACCCTGGCTACCACTTCCTACCAGCTCTTAGGGAGTGGTCCCCCTTCCCTGTGCTTTTGTTTCtaatctcattttgcttatcctaGCACACACGTAAGTCAAATGCTTTGCTTTTCTGGAGAGATGAAGTAAGTGGAAGGCTGTTCATGATGTTAACACAACTCTGTGAGAGAAGTGTGACAGCAATACTGAACTCTTACGGTCCCGTCATACCCCTTCTTAACCACCTTTCAGACACCAGTCTGGACCAGAGACTCTATAAATTACCCTTAAAGCAATGAGCGTATTGATCCTAACCACCTGTAGGGACCTCCCTGCTCTAGTCAAGCACAGAATAGAAGGAAGGAGGGCTTTCTAGTGCCAAGCACATTCGGGCCTTGTGCTACTTTGGGGTGACCTTCTCTACATCTGAGTAACCTGAGAcgcagagaggtgaaataactgGTCCAAAGTGCCACTGCGTAGTAGG
The genomic region above belongs to Phocoena sinus isolate mPhoSin1 chromosome 1, mPhoSin1.pri, whole genome shotgun sequence and contains:
- the AVPR1B gene encoding vasopressin V1b receptor — protein: MDPGPPLITSPAPGSTLSVPNATTPWLGRDEELAKVEIGVLATVLVLATGGNLTVLLTVGQAGRKRSRMHLFVLHLALTDLGVALFQVLPQLLWDITYRFQGPDPLCRAIKYLQVLSMFASTYMLLAMTLDRYLAICHPLCSLQQPSLSTYPLIAAPWLLAAILSLPQVFIFSLREVIQGSGVLDCWADFRFPWGPRAYITWTTLAIFILPVAMLTACYSLICHEICKNLKVKTGAWKVEGGGWRTRNQPSPPSAPAAATRGLPSRVSGTNTISRAKIRTVKMTFVIVLAYIACWAPFFSVQMWSVWDENAPDEDSTNVSFTISMLLGNLSSCCNPWIYMGFNGHLWPRSLCRLACCGGPGSRMCRQLSRGSPSSRCAMLLTRSSGLPTLSLSPRLSQRPGPEDPLKDEEQVDRDTITETSIF